The proteins below come from a single Miscanthus floridulus cultivar M001 chromosome 1, ASM1932011v1, whole genome shotgun sequence genomic window:
- the LOC136504689 gene encoding endo-1,4-beta-xylanase 4-like, with product MMVSTGKLVFILLIVLFEGSLVTSKKGHSSEQPSEKGGGYSSKETSEKADDSSKKSSGKVPYDYSANIECIKEPEKPLYGGGIISAADSGGKKCPVKGSVLKVELKKDHHYALSVWLKFSKGTGDITAIIVTPDGKFNTAGAIVAQSGCWTLLKGGATSFAEGKGDLFFQSNSTAEIMAESIALQGFSFEEWNAHRDEVVAKERKKKVKITVECGGKPLPDAELSVEWVAKGFPLGNAMTKEILDMPKYEEWFTKRFKWATMENEMKWYSTEYNEGQEGFEVADKMLELAEKHNIKVRGHNVFWDDQSHQMPWVSKLSTDKFKAAVAKHLKSVVSRYAGKVIHWDVVNENLHFSFFEDKLGKDASGEIFKEVAKLDSKPILFMNEFNTIEQPCDLAPLPTKYLAKLKQIQSYPGNEDLKYGIGLESHFEKPNIPYMRGSLDTLAAAKVPIWLTEVDVTKGPKQVEFLEEVMREGFGHPGVKGIVLWAAWHAKGCYVMCLTDNNFKNLPQGDVVDKLLDEWRKVPEKPKTDSKGVFEAELFHGEYQVTVKHASLKEPIVQTVDLDSKSEAAIKA from the exons ATGATGGTTTCCACAGGAAAGTTGGTCTTCATCTTGTTGATCGTGCTATTTGAAG GATCCTTGGTCACTTCAAAAAAGGGCCATTCTTCAGAACAGCCATCAGAAAAGGGCGGTGGCTATTCCTCCAAGGAAACATCAGAAAAGGCCGACGAttcctcaaagaaatcatcaGGAAAGGTCCCCTATGACTACTCAGCAAACATTGAG TGCATCAAGGAGCCGGAGAAACCTCTGTATGGAGGCGGCATCATCAGCGCCGCCGACTCCGGCGGCAAGAAGTGCCCTGTCAAGGGCTCCGTCCTCAAGGTCGAGCTCAAGAAGGACCACCACTACGCACTCTCCG TTTGGCTCAAGTTTTCCAAGGGCACCGGCGACATCACTGCCATAATCGTGACGCCCGATGGCAAGTTCAACACCGCCGGCGCGATCGTGGCCCAGTCCGGCTGCTGGACCTTGCTCAAGGGTGGAGCCACCTCCTTCGCCGAAGGCAAGGGCGATCTCTTCTTCCAG AGCAACTCAACCGCGGAGATCATGGCGGAGAGCATAGCGCTGCAGGGCTTCAGCTTTGAAGAATGGAACGCTCACCGCGATGAAGTCGTCGCCAAG GAACGCAAGAAGAAGGTGAAGATCACGGTGGAGTGCGGCGGCAAGCCACTGCCGGACGCGGAGCTGTCTGTGGAGTGGGTGGCCAAGGGCTTCCCCCTGGGCAACGCCATGACCAAGGAGATCCTGGACATGCCCAAGTACGAGGAGTGGTTCACGAAGCGGTTCAAGTGGGCGACGATGGAGAACGAGATGAAGTGGTACAGCACGGAGTACAACGAGGGGCAGGAAGGGTTCGAGGTGGCGGACAAGATGTTGGAGCTGGCGGAGAAACACAACATCAAGGTGCGTGGCCACAACGTGTTCTGGGACGACCAGAGCCACCAGATGCCGTGGGTGAGCAAGCTCAGCACCGACAAGTTCAAGGCCGCCGTGGCCAAGCACCTCAAGAGCGTCGTCTCCCGCTACGCCGGCAAGGTCATCCACTGGGACGTGGTGAACGAGAACCTCCACTTCAGCTTCTTCGAGGACAAGCTCGGCAAGGACGCGTCCGGGGAGATCTTCAAGGAGGTGGCCAAGCTGGACAGCAAGCCAATCCTGTTCATGAACGAGTTCAACACCATCGAGCAGCCCTGCGACCTGGCGCCGCTGCCAACCAAGTACCTGGCCAAGCTGAAGCAGATCCAGTCGTACCCGGGCAACGAGGACCTCAAGTACGGCATCGGCCTGGAGAGCCACTTCGAGAAGCCCAACATCCCCTACATGAGGGGCTCCCTGGACACGCTCGCGGCGGCCAAGGTGCCTATCTGGCTCACCGAGGTGGACGTCACCAAGGGGCCCAAGCAGGTGGAGTTCCTGGAGGAGGTGATGAGGGAGGGGTTCGGCCACCCGGGCGTCAAGGGCATCGTCCTGTGGGCGGCCTGGCACGCCAAGGGCTGCTACGTCATGTGCCTCACCGACAACAACTTCAAGAACCTGCCGCAGGGGGACGTCGTCGACAAGCTCCTGGACGAGTGGAGGAAAGTGCCCGAGAAGCCCAAGACGGACAGCAAGGGTGTGTTCGAGGCCGAGCTCTTCCACGGAGAGTACCAGGTCACCGTCAAGCACGCGTCGCTCAAGGAGCCCATCGTGCAGACGGTGGACCTCGACTCCAAATCAGAGGCCGCCATTAAGGCCTAG
- the LOC136504697 gene encoding elongator complex protein 5-like encodes MAEAVVRCLRDGRLDGEHAPALAVEGSLQCCPLAAGAMLHIAAAFASLVAAGKAQARGLVVVAFDRSPLVYLEFMRRRGLDTNALDRCVRILDCYSDPLGWKQKIQNQQHQGNSAKQFSTNKENITVYRSVKDVTKLMSSITELGGGFEGEGKKYFSVAVDSISSMLRHASVPSISGLLTNLRSHEQVSSIFWMIHSDLHEPKVPRAFECLSTMVACVEPALVDPVCGESPGNLSVLEQNYSKAKFIVRLKRRNGRVKHLYEDLYIEGNDIKFDSAPSVSIEVNQSLVPKAQFNLELSEKERSDRANVVLPFEHQGNGEPIRIYDGRRSLPEAQHDLSLTAPALVDEIKAPKSGTAKGEIHYFRDSDDEQPDSDEDPDDDLDI; translated from the exons aTGGCGGAGGCGGTCGTGAGGTGCCTCCGGGACGGACGGCTCGACGGCGAGCACGCGCCGGCGCTGGCTGTGGAGGGATCACTCCAGTGCTGCCCGCTCGCGGCTGGCGCGATGCTCCACATCGCGGCCGCATTCGCCTCCCTGGTCGCCGCAGGGAAGGCGCAGGCTAG GGGGCTGGTGGTCGTGGCATTTGATCGGAGCCCACTGGTGTACCTGGAATTCATGCGGCGCCGCGGCCTTGACACAAATGCTTTGGACCGATG TGTTCGAATATTGGATTGCTATTCTGACCCCCTTGGATGGAAGCAGAAGATTCAAAATCAGCAGCATCAAGGGAACAGTGCAAAGCAGTTCTCAACAAACAAAGAGAACATTACTGTTTATAGAAGTGTGAAGGATGTTACAAAATTGATGTCCTCCATTACTGAACTTGGAGGAG GTTTTGAAGGAGAAGGCAAAAAGTATTTTTCTGTGGCAGTTGACTCA ATTAGCTCCATGTTAAGGCATGCTTCAGTGCCATCAATTTCAGGCCTTCTTACTAATCTTCGAAGCCATG AACAAGTATCATCAATCTTTTGGATGATACATTCAGACCTCCATGAGCCCAAGGTGCCCCGAGCATTTGAATGTCTTTCCACTATGGTTGCTTGTGTGGAGCCAGCGCTTGTGGATCCTGTTTGTGGAGAGAGTCCTGGAAACTTGTCTGTCCTTGAGCAAAATTATTCAAAAGCAAAATTTATTGTGCGCCTTAAAAGACGAAATGGACGGGTGAAGCACCTT TACGAGGACCTGTATATTGAGGGGAATGATATCAAATTTGATTCGGCTCCTTCTGTAAGTATAGAAGTGAACCAAAGTCTAGTGCCTAAG GCTCAGTTCAATCTTGAGCTGTCAGAGAAGGAGCGCAGTGACAGGGCAAATGTTGTTCTTCCTTTTGAACATCAAG GAAATGGCGAACCAATTCGTATATATGATGGTCGCCGGTCCCTACCTGAGGCTCAACATGACCTGAGCTTAACCGCACCGGCCCTTGTGGATGAAATAAAAGCTCCCAAATCTGGAACTGCAAAGGGTGAAATACATTACTTCCGTGACTCAGATGACGagcaacctgactcagatgaagACCCAGATGATGATTTGGACATATAA